A genome region from Glycine max cultivar Williams 82 chromosome 5, Glycine_max_v4.0, whole genome shotgun sequence includes the following:
- the LOC100807728 gene encoding uncharacterized protein, giving the protein MHVMMSPRIIFCSAVSLATIAVILLAVLSPVSHNKSHSKPWLDLSLYIQQPQIATSNTHLVPREDAGAFIFRRVLTEGPEKTSRVVGRAQGFVIPTEQFQQSEFNVMYLSFDTPDCSGSLSVQALKDKQEFKVIGGTGSFAFARGVALFTKTHDYSQQSQVAAAATYHVKLQLEFPNHSTKLLKR; this is encoded by the coding sequence ATGCATGTCATGATGTCGCCAAGGATCATATTCTGCAGTGCGGTTTCCCTAGCAACAATAGCAGTTATTCTGTTGGCTGTGCTATCACCTGTGTCCCACAACAAGAGCCATTCAAAGCCATGGTTGGATCTATCATTGTACATCCAACAACCTCAAATAGCAACATCAAATACCCACCTCGTACCTAGGGAAGATGCTGGGGCTTTCATCTTTCGCCGTGTTCTTACGGAGGGGCCAGAGAAGACTTCACGTGTGGTAGGGAGAGCACAGGGCTTTGTGATCCCCACGGAGCAGTTTCAGCAATCTGAGTTCAATGTTATGTATCTGAGCTTTGACACCCCAGATTGTTCGGGTAGCCTCAGCGTGCAGGCTCTTAAAGACAAACAAGAATTCAAGGTGATAGGAGGGACTGGTTCCTTTGCATTTGCTCGTGGTGTCGCACTTTTCACTAAAACTCATGATTATTCACAACAAAGTCAAGTGGCTGCTGCTGCCACTTACCATGTAAAACTTCAGCTTGAGTTCCCAAACCATTCCACCAAGTTACTAAAAAGGTGA